One Chiloscyllium plagiosum isolate BGI_BamShark_2017 chromosome 14, ASM401019v2, whole genome shotgun sequence genomic region harbors:
- the LOC122556737 gene encoding D(1) dopamine receptor-like, translated as MRQNTTTMDGSSLAAEQDSSFRVLTGCFLSLLILSTLLGNTLVCVAVIRFRHLRTKVTNLFVISLAVSDLLVAVLVMPWKAVSEIAGFWPFGPFCNVWVAFDIMCSTASILNLCVISVDRYWAISSPFRYERKMTPKVAFVMISAAWSLSLLISFIPVQLDWHKARVPSGLHGNATSQRPGDNCDSSLNRTYAISSSLISFYIPVAIMIVTYTRIYRIAQKQIRRISALERAAVHAKNCQSNRSSASTADIQPESSFKMSFKRETKVLKTLSVIMGVFVCCWLPFFILNCLVPFCESHASPPPLPCVSGSTFDVFVWFGWANSSLNPIIYAFNADFRKAFSTLLGCGALCASNAVETVTIHNGVSLYHPGPTLEKAENSVYLIPHSVPCPPETPTDHNCCAKLSPISQHGAVSLLSSNGDYETDVSLEKIIPITQNGQHNT; from the coding sequence atGAGGCAGAACACTACCACCATGGATGGCAGCTCGCTGGCTGCTGAGCAGGACTCCTCGTTCCGAGTGCTGACGGGCTGTTTCCTCTCGCTGCTGATCCTCTCCACGCTGCTGGGCAACACCCTGGTCTGCGTGGCGGTCATCCGCTTTCGCCACCTGCGGACGAAGGTCACCAACTTGTTTGTGATCTCGTTGGCCGTCTCCGACCTCTTGGTGGCGGTGCTGGTGATGCCCTGGAAGGCGGTGAGCGAGATCGCGGGTTTCTGGCCCTTCGGCCCCTTCTGCAACGTCTGGGTGGCCTTCGACATCATGTGCTCCACCGCCTCGATCCTCAACCTGTGCGTGATCAGCGTGGACAGATACTGGGCCATCTCCAGCCCCTTCCGCTACGAGCGGAAAATGACGCCCAAAGTGGCTTTCGTGATGATCAGCGCGGCGTGGAGCCTCTCTCTGCTGATCTCCTTCATCCCCGTCCAGCTGGACTGGCATAAGGCGAGGGTCCCCAGTGGGCTACATGGCAATGCCACCTCCCAGCGCCCAGGGGACAACTGCGACTCCAGCCTCAACAGGACCTACGCCATCTCCTCATCCCTCATCAGCTTCTACATCCCCGTGGCCATTATGATCGTCACCTACACCCGCATCTACCGAATCGCCCAGAAACAGATCCGGCGCATCTCGGCCCTGGAGAGAGCCGCCGTGCACGCCAAGAACTGCCAGAGTAACCGGAGCAGCGCCAGCACTGCGGACATACAGCCCGAGAGCTCCTTCAAGATGTCCTTCAAGCGAGAGACCAAAGTGCTCAAGACCCTGTCGGTGATCATGGGCGTCTTCGTGTGCTGCTGGCTGCCCTTCTTCATCCTCAACTGCTTGGTGCCGTTCTGTGAGAGCCACGCCAGCCCGCCTCCCCTGCCCTGTGTCAGCGGCAGCACCTTCGATGTCTTTGTCTGGTTCGGCtgggccaactcctccctcaacCCCATCATCTACGCCTTCAACGCGGACTTCCGCAAGGCCTTCTCCACCTTGCTGGGCTGCGGCGCCCTGTGCGCCAGCAACGCCGTGGAGACGGTCACCATCCACAACGGAGTCTCCTTGTACCATCCTGGGCCAACCCTGGAGAAAGCGGAGAACAGCGTCTACCTGATCCCCCATTCGGTGCCCTGCCCTCCAGAAACTCCGACAGACCACAACTGCTGCGCAAAGCTCTCGCCCATCTCCCAGCACGGGGCGGTCAGCCTTCTGTCGAGCAATGGGGACTATGAGACGGACGTGTCCTTGGAAAAGATCATTCCCATTACCCAAAACGGCCAACACAATACCTGA